CAGGCGATAACCGAACGGGCGCGTGCCCGTCTGGAAAAAATCAAAAAGGAGGGGTCACCTTATTTCGTAAAGTTGAACCAGCGCTTGAAACTAACTGAGGAGCAGAAAATGGGAACGGTGGGAGCGGTGGCGATTGACCGCAACGGCCATCTCGCAGCAGCGACATCAAGCGGTGGAATCGCTGGCAGGCTGAAAGGGAGAGTTGGTGATTCGGCGATACTGGGTGCCGGCACCTATGCTTCGCCTAATGGTGCGGTGTCCTGCACCGGACACGGTGAAGAGATATTGCGAATCCTGCTGGCAAAGGATATTGTGGACCGGATGAAAACAATGCCCGCTTCAACCGCAATTATTTTGGCGCTGGCAGAAGCAAAACGGAAAAAAATCGTCTGCGGCGCGATTGGGTTTGATGCACGGGGCGGGATATGTTATGGCCACACCGCGCACGATATGGCTTACGGGTATAAGGTGGCAGACCGGCTTTTTATGTTTAATGATGGTAAGTGAAATTAGTGGATTTTTTGATGTTTGATGGGTCTAATTAAGTAAATGCGGAAACGCCATTTCGCTCAGAAAGTTGTTTTTGTTAGTATCTTCGCGCTTTTGAGCATTTGCTTTGCCCAGTTCACTTATTTCGGGAAAAACAAAGTTCAAACCCGGGATTACCAGTTCCAGAGTTTTGAAACAGAACATTTTAAGATTCTTTTTTATCCCGGGGGCGAAGGTCTTGCTGAGTTTGCCGCCCGGGCTGCAGAGGACTTTTACGCAAAGTTAAGCCAGGACCTCAATACTGAACTGGAGTCCAAGGTGCCGATTATTATTTACCTTTCGCCCGGGCAGTTTAGCGAGACCAATGTTATCACCGATTTGCTTGATGAAGGGGTGGGCGGTTTTTCGGAATTAATCAGAAATCGCATTGTTGTTCCTTTTAACGGCTCTTACAGCGATTTCTATCATGTAATTGGGCACGAACTTACCCATATTTTTGAATTTCAGATGTTCTACCGTTCAAAATTAGCGGTGCTGCTTGGTGCAATAAATGAGTTCCAGGTGCCGCTCTGGATTATGGAAGGCTTTGCCGAGTTCCAGTCCGGCTGGGTAACGGTAAACTCGGAGATTTTTATGCGGGATTTAGTGCTTCACGGACGCCTCGTTTCTCTGGTGGAGTTGAACGACAATTATGGGTATCTTGCCTATCGGGAGGGAGAGTCGTTTTTTCGTTATGTGGCAGAGCGCTATGGTCGCGAAAAGGTTTACGAGTTTATGAATACATTGCGCAGTAAAAAGAGCCTTGAAGCGACCTTTCAGGCGGTTTTTGGGTTGAGCCAGAAAAAAATCGGGGAGGAGTGGGAGAAGTGGCTCAAGATGCGCTACTGGCCTCAGGTTGTGAAGTTGGCGAACTTTGACCGGATTGCAGAGCGTTTGACCGACCATAAGCAGGACGGTTCGGTCTACAATACCGCACCGGCAATTTCACCCAGCGGGACAAAAATTGCGATGGTTTCGGACCGGGCAGAATATGTTGACCTGTACTTGCTCTCGGCGCTTAATGGTCAAATAATAAAACGTTT
The nucleotide sequence above comes from candidate division WOR-3 bacterium. Encoded proteins:
- a CDS encoding asparaginase, translating into MENRPVGIICHGGVGKIEEKSEYAAGLKDAIEEGYRLLRQGASALEAVIKAVVIMEDNPIFNAGTGSSLTLDGEVEMDAAVMTQDGRFGGVCCISRVKNPILVAEKVMVYTDHLILAGQGAVEFARQMGFEEYQAITERARARLEKIKKEGSPYFVKLNQRLKLTEEQKMGTVGAVAIDRNGHLAAATSSGGIAGRLKGRVGDSAILGAGTYASPNGAVSCTGHGEEILRILLAKDIVDRMKTMPASTAIILALAEAKRKKIVCGAIGFDARGGICYGHTAHDMAYGYKVADRLFMFNDGK